One region of Streptomyces sp. CG4 genomic DNA includes:
- a CDS encoding NAD(P)H-dependent oxidoreductase translates to MHTAKELVRGAHAHFVGTHPYNGQMPGVLRNALDRLAPPAGDGPLTGKTVAPASASPEARGAVGARASPY, encoded by the coding sequence TTGCACACCGCGAAAGAGCTGGTACGGGGCGCGCACGCGCACTTCGTCGGCACGCACCCGTACAACGGCCAGATGCCGGGCGTTCTCAGGAACGCCTTGGACCGGCTCGCGCCTCCGGCCGGGGACGGCCCGCTCACCGGCAAGACCGTCGCGCCGGCGAGCGCCTCGCCCGAAGCGCGCGGCGCAGTGGGCGCACGGGCCTCGCCGTACTGA
- a CDS encoding HAMP domain-containing protein translates to MAVLGGVRPPLAALPLLLALVAGLTVFAVGSDADRGVPEAVLGSQQHIAEDGAVALQAAVDESVSDLRAAAADFGGAKSVPADKMLTLLDQTYRKWRGTAVVDLTTGRLLAARGEDVPLGKVDLRGLPANPPPRLVRDDSGVTRLVVFATLSQGDRQELLVASQSLKVPGITVGRNHTLHVVDRDGATLTSAGPHSSADQAKALARDAVREAQGKGPSDTAAGGGFDGPSGSLVGAEEGNTRTAVGYAGVARGLAAKASPSSALGLTVVTTVRTERHAAGTGDLRLALLAAAVLLTLAAGVTVVLHMVVQRPLSRLRREAQRLGRGDLTAPVRVNRFGEPARVGAALEALRLQLRGSGGQSQETVAQPSSKSRGLLGTRAGRRRLGLRTVLLTCSFALLAWPASMLLALGSTWPHTATVVPRLISDDQRQRTETTADRVRRGINDGYADLAHLATVVDASRPEETRKVLDSSLEQHGRYQSLYVVDDAGEILVRAGHEPRTPKKVRTKPGVMQTNTSGKEPVIAAVAAQPGKGAPAKSGRRYVVGELKVKYLVGILTRPGLGSVWLVDSAHRVIASNKGFVAFGRVSDGRLRAHMEAARTAKGSAEVLLGWRNPAVAAVAPFNENLGVASALGWKVASIRPVFWIGLPEYEAQRRIMLVGLLGLTTGTLCLGWLYLVVVRPLRDVARGAEALAAGDRRTVLYPRFHDEVGSIARSLELIRQRLPRADAPPEPGSPDGPPAASTPLSGPGPRS, encoded by the coding sequence ATGGCTGTGTTAGGAGGTGTACGGCCGCCGCTGGCGGCACTGCCGCTTCTGCTGGCGCTTGTCGCGGGCTTGACGGTGTTCGCCGTCGGCAGCGACGCCGATCGGGGCGTTCCCGAGGCCGTCCTCGGCTCCCAGCAGCACATCGCCGAGGACGGGGCGGTCGCGCTGCAGGCAGCCGTCGACGAGAGCGTCTCCGATCTGCGGGCGGCGGCCGCGGACTTCGGTGGCGCCAAGTCCGTACCGGCGGACAAAATGCTGACCCTCCTCGACCAGACCTACCGCAAGTGGCGCGGAACCGCCGTCGTCGACCTGACCACCGGCCGGCTGCTCGCCGCGCGGGGCGAGGACGTACCGCTCGGGAAGGTGGACCTTCGTGGACTGCCGGCGAACCCGCCTCCGAGGCTGGTGCGGGACGACTCGGGCGTCACCCGGCTGGTGGTCTTCGCGACGCTGTCACAAGGCGACAGGCAGGAGTTGCTCGTCGCTTCCCAGAGCCTGAAGGTGCCGGGCATCACCGTCGGCAGGAATCACACGCTCCACGTCGTGGACCGTGACGGGGCGACCCTCACCTCGGCCGGGCCGCACTCCAGCGCTGACCAAGCCAAGGCGCTGGCCCGTGACGCCGTACGCGAGGCGCAGGGCAAGGGGCCGTCGGACACCGCCGCCGGCGGCGGCTTCGACGGTCCGAGCGGCAGCCTCGTCGGGGCGGAGGAAGGCAACACCCGTACCGCCGTCGGGTACGCCGGAGTGGCCCGGGGGCTCGCCGCGAAAGCGAGTCCGAGCAGCGCACTGGGACTGACGGTCGTCACGACGGTGCGAACCGAACGTCATGCGGCCGGGACCGGTGACCTTCGTCTTGCCCTCCTCGCCGCGGCCGTGTTGCTGACCCTCGCGGCCGGGGTCACCGTCGTCCTCCACATGGTGGTGCAGCGTCCTCTGTCGCGGTTGCGTCGCGAAGCACAGCGGCTCGGCCGGGGCGACCTCACCGCTCCCGTCCGCGTGAACCGCTTCGGGGAACCTGCCCGGGTCGGCGCCGCGCTGGAGGCACTGCGCCTGCAACTCCGTGGAAGCGGCGGGCAGTCGCAGGAGACGGTCGCGCAGCCATCGAGCAAGAGCCGCGGTCTGCTCGGGACCCGCGCGGGCCGGCGTCGGCTCGGACTGCGTACCGTCCTGCTGACCTGCTCGTTCGCCCTGCTGGCCTGGCCCGCGTCGATGCTGCTGGCGCTCGGCAGCACCTGGCCGCACACCGCCACGGTCGTACCGCGCCTGATCTCCGACGACCAGCGGCAGCGCACCGAGACGACGGCGGACCGCGTGCGCAGGGGGATCAACGACGGATACGCGGATCTCGCCCATCTCGCCACCGTGGTCGACGCTTCCCGGCCGGAGGAGACGCGCAAGGTTCTCGACAGCTCCCTGGAACAGCACGGCCGATATCAGTCCCTGTATGTCGTCGACGACGCCGGCGAGATCCTCGTCCGCGCCGGACATGAACCCCGTACCCCGAAGAAGGTCCGCACCAAGCCCGGGGTCATGCAGACGAACACCTCCGGCAAGGAACCGGTGATCGCCGCCGTGGCCGCCCAGCCGGGCAAGGGCGCGCCGGCGAAGTCCGGACGCCGCTATGTCGTGGGCGAGCTCAAGGTCAAGTACCTGGTCGGCATCCTCACCCGGCCCGGTCTCGGCTCGGTGTGGCTGGTGGACTCCGCGCATCGGGTCATCGCGTCCAACAAGGGATTCGTGGCCTTCGGGCGGGTCTCCGACGGCCGGCTGCGGGCACACATGGAGGCCGCGCGCACGGCCAAGGGCTCCGCCGAGGTGCTGCTCGGCTGGAGGAATCCGGCGGTCGCCGCCGTGGCGCCGTTCAACGAGAATCTGGGTGTCGCGAGCGCACTCGGCTGGAAGGTCGCCTCGATCAGGCCGGTGTTCTGGATCGGGCTGCCCGAGTACGAGGCACAGCGGCGCATCATGCTCGTCGGGCTGCTGGGGCTGACGACCGGCACTCTCTGCCTCGGCTGGCTGTACCTCGTCGTCGTACGTCCGCTGCGTGACGTCGCCCGGGGCGCCGAGGCGTTGGCCGCCGGGGATCGCAGAACAGTGCTCTACCCGCGCTTCCACGACGAGGTGGGATCCATCGCCCGCAGCCTCGAACTGATCAGACAGCGCCTCCCCCGCGCCGACGCACCGCCCGAGCCCGGATCCCCGGACGGGCCGCCCGCCGCCTCCACGCCCCTGTCCGGCCCCGGTCCCAGGAGCTGA
- the pgsB gene encoding poly-gamma-glutamate synthase PgsB, translated as MLFLYCVLLTCCAGLLVAGVVEQRRHDANLAVIPTRVLVNGIRGKSSITRLCAGALRGSGLVTVAKTTGTAARFIHPDATEEPVYRKFGIANVVEQIGIVRRAASYQPDVLVMECMAVMPALQEINQSKLIRSTIGVLCNVREDHLAEMGPTLDDVARSLCRSLPEGGVCVTAEKERFHILQEEADARNCELVYADPEIVTDEELRGFSWFTFKENVAIALVVAELLGIDRESALKGMYDAPPDPGVLSVERYRTPDGKRLRFANVFAANDPESTLMNIKQLLELGAVHRPLHVVINCRPDRVERNGQMGALIPELDPETVFLIGHPTKSAADAIPAHWTGNVVDLGGDRRDPDRLTTDLLAHLGPDSSLVAIGNIHGQGELLLERLTALVPDHPEDATGPATPSDAPTPPGAHPNSSPGESR; from the coding sequence ATGCTCTTCCTGTACTGCGTCCTGCTGACGTGCTGCGCCGGCCTGCTCGTCGCAGGCGTCGTCGAACAGCGCCGCCATGACGCGAATCTCGCCGTCATACCCACCCGTGTGCTGGTCAACGGCATTCGCGGCAAGTCCTCCATCACCCGGCTGTGCGCCGGCGCGTTGCGCGGCAGCGGCCTGGTGACCGTGGCCAAGACCACGGGCACCGCGGCCCGGTTCATCCACCCCGATGCCACCGAGGAGCCGGTCTACCGCAAGTTCGGCATCGCCAACGTCGTGGAGCAGATCGGCATCGTCCGGCGGGCCGCGTCCTACCAGCCCGATGTCCTGGTCATGGAGTGCATGGCGGTCATGCCCGCGCTCCAGGAGATCAACCAGTCCAAGCTGATCCGCTCCACCATCGGCGTGCTCTGCAACGTCCGCGAGGACCATCTCGCCGAAATGGGCCCGACGTTGGACGACGTGGCACGTTCCCTGTGCCGGTCCCTGCCGGAGGGCGGTGTCTGTGTCACGGCGGAGAAGGAGCGCTTCCACATCCTCCAGGAGGAGGCCGACGCCCGGAACTGCGAGCTGGTCTACGCCGACCCGGAGATCGTCACCGACGAGGAACTGCGCGGCTTCAGCTGGTTCACCTTCAAGGAGAACGTCGCCATCGCACTCGTGGTCGCCGAACTGCTCGGCATCGACCGCGAGTCCGCGCTGAAGGGCATGTACGACGCGCCACCGGACCCGGGGGTGCTCTCCGTCGAGCGGTACCGCACCCCTGACGGCAAGCGCCTGCGGTTCGCGAACGTCTTCGCCGCCAACGACCCCGAGTCGACGCTGATGAACATCAAGCAGCTGCTCGAACTGGGCGCCGTCCACCGTCCGTTGCACGTCGTCATCAACTGCCGTCCCGACCGTGTCGAGCGCAACGGGCAGATGGGCGCGCTCATCCCCGAGCTCGACCCGGAGACGGTGTTCCTCATCGGGCATCCCACCAAGTCGGCCGCCGACGCCATACCCGCCCACTGGACCGGGAACGTCGTCGATCTCGGCGGCGACCGCCGCGACCCCGACCGGCTCACCACGGACCTGCTCGCCCACCTGGGGCCGGACTCCTCGCTCGTCGCCATCGGCAACATCCACGGGCAGGGCGAACTCCTCCTGGAGCGGCTCACCGCACTCGTGCCCGACCACCCCGAGGACGCCACCGGCCCCGCCACCCCGAGCGACGCCCCCACACCGCCCGGCGCTCACCCCAACTCCTCCCCCGGAGAGTCCCGTTGA
- a CDS encoding poly-gamma-glutamate biosynthesis protein PgsC/CapC has protein sequence MIPAVVTPQIAAIGIALGLVFSLMCYLTTNLSPGGMITPGWLALTLVEDLRRAAMVAGMAGLTYLLTKLLQRFVILYGKRLFAAVVLTGVLLQAGLSLLLQREFPLLFAHQALGFIVPGLIAYQLERQPKTATVLSTSTVTLATYVILVSGLLLGALPTT, from the coding sequence TTGATCCCCGCAGTAGTCACACCCCAGATCGCCGCCATCGGCATCGCACTCGGTCTGGTGTTCTCCCTCATGTGCTACCTGACCACGAACCTCTCACCGGGCGGCATGATCACCCCCGGCTGGCTCGCCCTCACCCTCGTCGAGGATCTGCGGCGCGCCGCCATGGTCGCGGGCATGGCAGGCCTGACGTACCTGCTGACCAAGCTGCTGCAGCGCTTCGTCATCCTCTACGGCAAGCGGCTGTTCGCCGCCGTCGTGCTCACCGGTGTCCTGCTCCAGGCCGGGCTCTCCCTGTTGCTCCAGCGGGAGTTCCCCCTGCTGTTCGCCCATCAGGCCCTCGGGTTCATCGTCCCCGGGCTCATCGCCTACCAGCTGGAGAGGCAGCCCAAGACAGCGACGGTCCTCTCCACCAGCACGGTCACTCTCGCCACCTACGTCATTCTGGTGTCCGGGCTGCTGCTGGGCGCCCTGCCCACGACATGA
- a CDS encoding C40 family peptidase, whose protein sequence is MTAALLVASCVLTLQFRHRTDQPPAAPGAGIRARSGPLEFERIGNPDRTVARDRHGAVVATFTDGARTAVLTGPGRTFAEPRTTDAEVVTNSWVRLLPQAWARGAEQSDWFKTWLKSRLGSRDPDILATAFDYIAGAPARTTAAGVTYSGAAHYGPDVPGDPGPAREEKRRMGSDFYDYLGLPWTFPDGVTRRPEKDRRRSVDCSGYVRLVYGYRSGLLLNSRDSPAGSGLQRTADAIAHGPLGIPVIPLADRSPDIIQGLQPGDLVFFRTRELSGGRIGHIGIYLGLDTADHPRFISSRKNANGPTMGDKGGTSRLDGDGYYAQGLRGARRL, encoded by the coding sequence GTGACAGCCGCCCTCCTCGTGGCGAGCTGCGTGCTGACCCTGCAGTTCAGGCACCGCACCGACCAGCCACCGGCAGCACCGGGTGCCGGAATCCGGGCCAGGAGCGGCCCGCTGGAATTCGAGCGGATCGGCAATCCCGACCGCACGGTCGCCCGCGACCGGCACGGCGCCGTCGTCGCCACGTTCACCGACGGCGCCCGTACGGCCGTACTGACAGGTCCCGGCAGGACCTTCGCGGAGCCGCGCACGACGGATGCCGAGGTCGTCACCAACAGCTGGGTGCGGCTGCTGCCCCAGGCATGGGCCCGTGGCGCGGAGCAGAGCGACTGGTTCAAGACCTGGCTCAAGTCCCGGCTCGGCAGCCGCGATCCTGACATCCTCGCCACGGCCTTCGACTACATCGCCGGCGCCCCGGCCCGGACGACGGCAGCGGGAGTCACATACAGCGGTGCCGCCCACTACGGACCCGACGTTCCCGGCGACCCCGGCCCTGCTCGGGAAGAAAAGCGGCGCATGGGTTCGGACTTCTACGACTACCTGGGCCTCCCCTGGACCTTCCCCGACGGTGTCACCCGCCGCCCCGAGAAGGACCGCCGACGCTCCGTCGACTGCTCCGGCTATGTCCGGCTGGTGTACGGATACCGCTCGGGGCTCTTGCTGAACAGCAGGGACAGCCCGGCGGGCAGCGGGCTGCAGCGGACCGCCGACGCGATCGCCCACGGGCCGCTCGGCATACCGGTGATCCCCCTCGCCGACCGCAGCCCCGACATCATCCAGGGGCTCCAGCCCGGCGACCTGGTCTTCTTCAGAACACGGGAGCTGTCCGGCGGGCGGATCGGGCACATCGGTATCTACCTCGGCCTGGACACCGCCGACCACCCCCGCTTCATCTCCAGCCGGAAGAACGCCAACGGCCCCACCATGGGTGACAAGGGTGGCACCTCACGGCTCGACGGCGACGGCTACTACGCACAAGGGCTGCGCGGGGCACGCCGCCTCTGA